One window of Mediterraneibacter gnavus ATCC 29149 genomic DNA carries:
- the atpG gene encoding ATP synthase F1 subunit gamma — protein sequence MANIREIQSRINSVKDTMKITNAMYMISSSKMTQARKKLADTEPYFYGLQGEISRILRHVPEIRHSYFDARQDIPAEQKRIGSIVITADKGLAGAYNHNIIKLEEEILAQPGIHKLFVVGELGRHYFAKHNVEIDTNFQYTVQKPTMHRARDIGWSVIDQFLAGELDEVYVVYTRMENSVQTDAEKLKLLPLEAKDFGSMKMPLNMYREAIELYPSADSVMDSIVPNYVIGMVYGCLVEAYASEHNARMMAMKAATDSAESLIRELSIVYNRARQAAITQEITEVCSGAKAQKQKRK from the coding sequence ATGGCAAATATCAGAGAAATACAGAGCCGCATCAACAGCGTAAAAGATACGATGAAGATCACAAATGCGATGTATATGATTTCCTCTTCAAAAATGACGCAGGCCAGAAAAAAACTGGCGGATACAGAGCCGTATTTTTATGGACTTCAGGGTGAGATTTCCCGTATCCTGCGCCATGTGCCAGAGATCCGGCATTCTTATTTTGATGCCCGCCAGGATATCCCGGCAGAGCAGAAAAGGATCGGTTCGATCGTAATTACGGCAGACAAGGGACTTGCCGGAGCTTATAATCATAATATTATCAAGCTGGAAGAAGAGATCCTTGCACAGCCGGGGATTCACAAGCTCTTTGTTGTAGGTGAGCTGGGACGGCATTATTTTGCAAAACATAATGTAGAGATTGACACAAATTTCCAGTATACCGTTCAGAAACCGACGATGCACCGTGCCAGAGATATTGGCTGGTCGGTGATCGATCAGTTTCTGGCAGGGGAGCTGGATGAAGTGTATGTTGTATACACCCGCATGGAGAATTCGGTACAGACAGATGCGGAAAAATTGAAACTGCTTCCGTTGGAGGCCAAAGACTTCGGAAGTATGAAAATGCCTCTGAATATGTATCGGGAAGCAATTGAACTGTATCCTTCCGCAGACAGCGTGATGGACAGTATTGTTCCGAACTATGTCATTGGTATGGTCTACGGATGTCTGGTAGAGGCATATGCCAGTGAACACAATGCCCGTATGATGGCGATGAAGGCTGCTACAGACAGCGCTGAAAGCCTGATCCGGGAGTTGTCAATCGTATATAACAGAGCCAGACAGGCTGCAATTACCCAGGAAATTACGGAAGTTTGCAGCGGTGCGAAGGCGCAGAAGCAGAAAAGGAAGTGA
- the atpC gene encoding ATP synthase F1 subunit epsilon produces MDTFGLKIIASDRVFYEGRCRKLVIPAPDGEKGILPNHENMVIAVKIGMARMEIEEGNWVEVALGRGFAEVVNNRVTLLVDTAEKPEEIDIRHAQEQKERAEERIRQKQSIQEYYHSQASLARAMNRLRVSQGKRWNL; encoded by the coding sequence ATGGATACATTTGGTTTGAAAATCATCGCAAGTGACAGGGTTTTTTACGAAGGACGCTGCAGAAAGCTTGTAATTCCGGCGCCGGATGGTGAAAAGGGAATCTTGCCGAACCATGAAAATATGGTGATTGCAGTGAAGATCGGAATGGCCCGTATGGAGATCGAAGAAGGAAACTGGGTAGAAGTTGCACTCGGAAGAGGATTTGCAGAGGTAGTCAACAACCGTGTGACACTGCTGGTAGATACAGCAGAAAAGCCGGAGGAGATTGATATCCGTCATGCACAGGAGCAGAAAGAGCGTGCAGAGGAGCGAATCCGCCAGAAACAGAGCATCCAGGAATATTATCATTCTCAGGCATCTCTGGCGAGAGCTATGAACCGATTGCGAGTATCTCAGGGAAAACGCTGGAATTTATAG
- the atpA gene encoding F0F1 ATP synthase subunit alpha, giving the protein MSSINSDEIISILKEEIENFDSVSKDSEVGTVVAVGDGIATIYGIDHAMYGEIVTFDTGLKGMVQDIQKNEIGVILFGRDTDIKEGTKVTRTGKKAGVPVGNKYVGRVVNALGAPIDGKGEIEADDYRPIEQEAPGIIDRKSVSVPMETGILSIDAMFPIGRGQRELIIGDRQTGKTSIAMDTILNQKGKDVICIYVAIGQKASTVAKVVNTLKNNDALDYTIVVSSTASDCAPLQYIAPYAGTAMAEHFMYQGKDVLIVYDDLSKHAVAYRALSLLLGRSPGREAYPGDVFYLHSRLLERSSRLSDELGGGSITALPIIETQAGDVSAYIPTNVISITDGQIFLESDLFAAGMRPAVNVGLSVSRVGGAAQTKAMKKASGSIRIDLAQYREMEVFTQFSSDLDAATKEQLEYGSGLMELLKQPLYHPLSLHEKVITLCAATHKVMLGIEKAKIKQFQADLLRHFDSDYPEIGQEIEEKKVLTEELIEKIVETAKEFKKSRC; this is encoded by the coding sequence GTGAGTTCAATCAATTCAGATGAAATTATTTCTATTTTAAAAGAAGAGATAGAAAATTTTGACAGTGTGAGCAAAGACAGCGAAGTGGGAACAGTCGTTGCTGTAGGTGACGGAATTGCGACTATTTATGGGATTGATCACGCAATGTATGGAGAGATTGTTACCTTCGATACGGGTTTGAAAGGAATGGTACAGGATATTCAGAAAAATGAAATCGGAGTCATTCTTTTTGGACGGGACACAGATATCAAAGAAGGGACAAAAGTAACTCGTACAGGAAAAAAGGCCGGTGTACCGGTTGGAAATAAATATGTAGGAAGAGTTGTCAATGCACTGGGAGCTCCGATTGATGGAAAAGGCGAGATCGAAGCAGATGATTACCGTCCGATCGAGCAGGAGGCGCCGGGAATTATTGACAGAAAATCAGTTAGCGTACCGATGGAAACAGGAATCCTTTCCATCGATGCCATGTTCCCGATCGGACGTGGGCAAAGAGAGCTGATCATCGGAGACCGTCAGACAGGAAAAACATCCATTGCGATGGATACAATCCTGAATCAGAAGGGAAAAGATGTAATCTGTATTTATGTGGCGATCGGACAGAAGGCTTCTACTGTTGCAAAAGTTGTAAATACATTGAAGAATAATGATGCACTGGATTATACGATTGTGGTATCTTCTACAGCAAGTGACTGTGCGCCGCTTCAGTATATCGCACCATATGCCGGAACAGCAATGGCAGAGCATTTTATGTATCAGGGAAAAGATGTCCTGATCGTCTATGATGATCTGTCAAAACATGCGGTTGCCTATCGTGCATTGTCTCTGCTGCTCGGTCGTTCACCGGGACGTGAGGCATATCCGGGAGATGTATTCTATCTGCATTCCAGACTGTTGGAGCGTTCCAGCCGTCTGAGTGATGAATTGGGAGGCGGTTCTATTACAGCACTGCCAATCATTGAGACGCAGGCAGGAGATGTATCCGCATATATTCCGACTAATGTAATTTCCATTACAGACGGACAGATCTTCCTGGAGAGCGATCTGTTTGCAGCAGGTATGAGACCGGCCGTAAACGTAGGTCTTTCCGTATCTCGTGTTGGTGGTGCCGCACAGACAAAAGCGATGAAAAAAGCATCCGGAAGTATTCGTATTGATCTGGCACAGTACCGCGAGATGGAAGTGTTCACGCAGTTTAGTTCCGATCTGGATGCTGCGACAAAAGAACAGCTGGAGTATGGAAGTGGTTTGATGGAATTGTTGAAGCAGCCGCTTTATCATCCGCTCAGTCTGCATGAAAAGGTCATCACACTGTGTGCGGCGACACATAAAGTGATGCTTGGAATAGAAAAAGCAAAAATCAAACAGTTCCAGGCAGACCTGCTTCGTCATTTCGATTCAGATTATCCGGAAATCGGACAGGAAATCGAAGAGAAAAAGGTACTGACAGAAGAACTGATCGAAAAGATCGTGGAGACCGCAAAGGAATTCAAGAAGAGCAGGTGTTAA
- a CDS encoding Rpn family recombination-promoting nuclease/putative transposase codes for MKKEKTTQFLMKPKVDFCFKELMEDEEVRNAFLAAVLGIDLGEIVESRILPSHLRQKDKDDKLGILDVRVLLNNKEQIDIEIQVTASEYWAERTLFYLGKMFTDQLKPGEDYQKLEKCIHIGILNFTMFEDEEYYSCFHFWSDQGRKMYSDKVEIHTLELPKLAKYEYPETELLKWLQFINAETKEEFEMAAEKSEYIKKAYEDLNRISADEEKRLEYEARERAIRDHQYFSTVYKNTGLKEGRREGRRQATVELLQEMGMEKECVCAKVQEKFQLSFQEAEQEVEKYWK; via the coding sequence ATGAAGAAGGAAAAAACAACACAATTTTTAATGAAGCCAAAAGTAGATTTCTGTTTTAAAGAGCTGATGGAAGATGAAGAGGTGCGCAACGCATTTCTGGCGGCGGTACTTGGAATTGATCTGGGAGAAATCGTTGAGAGCAGGATTTTGCCGTCCCATTTGCGCCAGAAGGATAAAGATGATAAGTTGGGAATTTTGGATGTACGGGTTTTGTTAAATAACAAGGAGCAGATTGACATTGAAATTCAGGTGACAGCTAGTGAATACTGGGCAGAACGCACGTTGTTCTATCTGGGGAAGATGTTTACCGATCAATTAAAACCAGGAGAAGACTATCAGAAATTAGAAAAATGTATTCATATCGGGATTTTGAATTTTACCATGTTTGAAGATGAAGAATATTACTCCTGTTTTCACTTCTGGTCAGATCAGGGGAGAAAGATGTACAGTGATAAAGTTGAGATCCACACATTGGAACTCCCGAAACTGGCAAAATATGAGTATCCGGAGACAGAGCTGCTGAAATGGCTTCAGTTTATCAATGCAGAAACCAAGGAGGAATTTGAAATGGCAGCGGAAAAAAGCGAATATATTAAGAAGGCGTATGAGGATTTGAACCGGATCAGTGCGGATGAGGAGAAGCGTCTGGAATATGAGGCAAGAGAGCGTGCGATTCGAGATCACCAGTACTTTTCTACGGTTTATAAAAACACTGGATTGAAAGAAGGCAGAAGGGAAGGCAGAAGACAGGCAACTGTAGAATTATTACAGGAAATGGGAATGGAAAAAGAATGCGTGTGTGCAAAGGTACAGGAAAAGTTCCAGCTTTCTTTCCAAGAGGCTGAGCAGGAAGTAGAAAAATATTGGAAATAA
- the atpF gene encoding F0F1 ATP synthase subunit B: MLRFDMNFLYTMINLIVLAFLLKKFLIKPVTDIMEKRRQLIEDGLKNAQNAQEDAMKMKEEYAQALGGAKEESVRIVEKARKDAKSEYERIVEEADARAGSIIESAKADIRVEREQTMSALQSEIAGLAMTAAAKIVAEQTGNNQEIYDKFLEEVGEAHEDTDNN, encoded by the coding sequence GTGCTGAGATTTGATATGAACTTTCTATATACCATGATTAACCTGATCGTCCTGGCTTTCTTATTAAAGAAGTTTTTGATCAAGCCTGTGACCGACATTATGGAAAAGCGCCGTCAGCTGATCGAAGACGGATTGAAAAATGCCCAGAATGCACAGGAAGATGCGATGAAGATGAAGGAAGAATATGCGCAGGCACTTGGCGGGGCAAAAGAAGAATCTGTGCGGATCGTAGAGAAAGCACGTAAGGACGCCAAATCAGAGTATGAACGTATTGTAGAGGAGGCGGATGCCAGGGCAGGCAGTATCATCGAGTCTGCCAAGGCGGATATCCGTGTAGAACGAGAGCAGACAATGAGTGCACTCCAGTCTGAAATCGCAGGACTTGCAATGACAGCTGCAGCGAAGATCGTGGCAGAACAGACAGGCAATAATCAGGAAATATATGATAAGTTTCTGGAAGAAGTAGGTGAAGCTCATGAAGACACAGACAACAACTAG
- the pdxT gene encoding pyridoxal 5'-phosphate synthase glutaminase subunit PdxT: MKIAVLAVQGAFAEHRKKIEDLGIECMELRKKEDLMKPFDGLILPGGESTVQGKLLKELDIYQILKQKIEEGLPVLATCAGLILLAENLTNDRNIYFATLPAAVKRNGYGRQLGSFRTVQEMKGIGKIPMTFIRAPYIEKVGKGVEVLAAVDDRIVAVKYGTQFGLAFHPELDQDNRIHEMFLDTVKAAIQNNESAIK; the protein is encoded by the coding sequence ATGAAGATCGCAGTACTTGCAGTACAGGGAGCATTTGCGGAACATCGGAAGAAAATAGAAGACCTGGGAATAGAATGTATGGAACTCCGCAAAAAAGAGGACCTGATGAAACCGTTTGATGGATTGATCCTTCCCGGAGGTGAGAGTACTGTGCAGGGAAAACTTCTGAAAGAGCTGGACATATATCAGATATTGAAGCAGAAAATCGAAGAAGGACTGCCGGTGCTGGCAACTTGTGCCGGCCTGATCCTTCTGGCGGAAAATTTGACAAATGACCGGAATATTTATTTTGCAACATTGCCGGCAGCGGTGAAAAGAAACGGTTATGGCAGACAGCTTGGAAGTTTCCGTACAGTACAGGAAATGAAGGGAATCGGGAAAATACCGATGACATTTATAAGAGCTCCATATATTGAAAAAGTTGGAAAAGGAGTAGAAGTTCTTGCGGCAGTAGATGATCGGATCGTGGCAGTAAAATACGGGACACAGTTTGGGCTGGCATTTCATCCGGAATTAGATCAGGACAACAGAATACATGAAATGTTTCTGGATACGGTTAAAGCAGCCATACAAAACAATGAGTCTGCTATAAAATAA
- the atpH gene encoding ATP synthase F1 subunit delta codes for MKTQTTTSQMYCSSAAMRYAQVLYELNVPKEAIQKAREIFEEVPQLHDVFVNPTIPAQKKERVIDKVFPQEMRNFLKVACKYERMDLIPEIFAAYDRYCDEQDRILSAVLTCVELPSDEQLKNMEAFLCKKYEASKARIEIQTDSTLLGGFVLRTGSDEYDWSLKGRLDRLGQKLTWR; via the coding sequence ATGAAGACACAGACAACAACTAGTCAGATGTACTGTTCATCTGCAGCAATGCGGTATGCACAGGTGTTGTATGAGCTGAATGTTCCGAAGGAAGCCATACAGAAAGCAAGAGAGATATTTGAGGAGGTACCGCAGCTTCATGATGTGTTTGTGAATCCGACAATTCCGGCACAGAAGAAAGAACGTGTGATCGACAAGGTATTTCCGCAGGAAATGAGAAATTTCCTGAAAGTGGCATGTAAATATGAGAGAATGGATCTGATTCCGGAGATATTTGCTGCATATGACAGATATTGTGACGAGCAGGATCGGATCTTAAGTGCCGTATTGACATGTGTAGAGCTGCCCAGTGACGAGCAGCTCAAAAATATGGAAGCGTTCCTTTGTAAAAAATATGAAGCGAGCAAGGCCAGGATTGAGATTCAGACAGACAGTACGCTGCTTGGCGGATTTGTTCTGCGCACAGGAAGCGATGAATATGACTGGAGTCTGAAAGGACGTCTGGACAGACTAGGACAAAAATTAACCTGGAGGTGA
- a CDS encoding cation:dicarboxylate symporter family transporter: protein MYCCPIWEEKSIYVPVQYAFLIVLTLIVSIGTVGVPGTSTVTTTALFTAAGLPVEIIVLLVPISSVVDMMRTATNVTGAATAAVLVAKSEQLLDREVYDQKKSEDGLSGAAAVGESAR, encoded by the coding sequence TTGTACTGCTGTCCTATCTGGGAAGAAAAAAGCATTTACGTCCCAGTCCAGTATGCATTTCTGATCGTATTGACACTGATCGTTTCCATCGGAACAGTAGGAGTTCCGGGAACCTCCACAGTAACAACCACAGCACTGTTTACTGCAGCAGGACTTCCGGTAGAGATTATTGTACTTCTGGTTCCGATCTCAAGCGTTGTCGATATGATGCGTACAGCAACAAATGTGACAGGTGCGGCAACAGCAGCAGTTCTTGTGGCAAAATCCGAGCAGCTTTTAGACAGAGAGGTTTATGACCAGAAAAAGAGTGAAGACGGATTGAGCGGAGCAGCTGCAGTTGGTGAATCTGCGAGATAA
- a CDS encoding O-acetylhomoserine aminocarboxypropyltransferase/cysteine synthase family protein: MADIRDSKNWGFETKQLHIGQEQADPVTDARAVPIYATTSYVFHDSQHAADRFGLRDAGNIYGRLTNPTQDIFEQRIAALEGGVAALAVASGAAAIAYAFQALAKAGEHIVASKTIYGGTYNLLAHTLPLTNDVTTTFVDPEKEGSFEAAIQENTKAIFVETLGNPNSNLIDLEKVAEIAHRHNIPLVVDSTFATPYLIRPIEHGADLVIHSATKFIGGHGTAIGGVIVDSGKFDWKASGKYPWISEANPSYHGVSFSDAAGSAAFVTYIRAVILRDTGATLSPFHSFIFLQGLETLSLRVERHVSNALKIVEYLANHPQVEAVHHPSLETESTHELYKRYLPNGGGSIFTFEIKGDAQTAQAFIDQLSIFSLLANVADVKSLVIHPATTTHSQCTEEELLDQGIKPNTIRLSIGIEKVEDLIADLDAAFKGVK; the protein is encoded by the coding sequence ATGGCAGATATCAGAGATTCTAAAAACTGGGGATTTGAGACAAAACAATTACACATTGGACAGGAACAGGCAGATCCGGTTACAGATGCAAGAGCAGTCCCGATCTATGCAACAACCTCTTATGTATTTCACGACTCACAGCATGCGGCAGACCGCTTCGGACTCCGTGATGCAGGAAATATATATGGAAGACTGACAAATCCGACACAGGATATTTTCGAACAGCGTATTGCAGCATTAGAAGGCGGTGTGGCAGCGCTGGCTGTAGCATCCGGTGCGGCAGCAATTGCCTATGCATTTCAGGCACTTGCAAAGGCGGGAGAGCATATTGTGGCATCCAAGACCATCTACGGCGGCACATACAATCTTCTGGCGCATACTCTTCCGCTCACAAACGATGTGACAACAACGTTTGTGGACCCTGAGAAAGAAGGATCTTTTGAGGCAGCCATTCAGGAAAATACAAAAGCGATATTTGTAGAGACACTTGGAAATCCGAATTCAAATCTGATCGATCTGGAGAAGGTGGCAGAGATCGCGCACAGACACAATATTCCGTTGGTAGTAGATTCTACATTTGCAACACCGTATCTGATCCGGCCGATCGAACATGGTGCAGATTTGGTGATTCACTCCGCAACGAAATTTATCGGCGGTCATGGAACAGCGATTGGAGGCGTGATCGTTGACAGTGGAAAGTTTGACTGGAAGGCATCCGGCAAATATCCGTGGATTTCAGAAGCCAACCCGAGTTATCATGGTGTATCGTTCTCAGATGCAGCAGGCAGTGCGGCATTTGTAACCTATATCCGTGCAGTGATCCTGCGTGATACGGGTGCAACACTTTCTCCGTTCCATTCCTTTATCTTCCTGCAGGGGCTGGAGACATTATCTCTGCGTGTTGAGCGGCATGTGAGCAATGCGCTGAAGATCGTGGAGTATCTTGCGAATCATCCGCAGGTAGAGGCTGTACACCATCCGTCACTGGAAACGGAGTCAACCCATGAATTATATAAGAGATATCTCCCGAACGGAGGCGGCTCTATCTTTACTTTTGAGATTAAGGGAGATGCGCAGACGGCCCAGGCATTTATCGATCAGCTGTCTATCTTTTCCCTGCTGGCAAATGTAGCAGACGTGAAATCTCTGGTGATTCATCCGGCAACCACCACTCACAGCCAGTGTACGGAGGAAGAATTGTTAGATCAGGGAATCAAACCAAACACGATCCGGCTTTCAATCGGAATTGAAAAAGTAGAAGATCTGATCGCAGATCTTGATGCGGCATTTAAAGGAGTAAAATAA
- a CDS encoding F0F1 ATP synthase subunit A codes for MEELNCKTVFELPVLGGISESVVVTWIIMAVLVGLSLILVRNLKVENPGKVQLALEAAIDWATDFFEGILGKGNKRYIPYLITVLLYLACANMIGLLGFKPPTKDLNVTAALAVMSMCLIEYSGIHKNGMKHWVKHFAKPVPVVAPIMILEIFIRPLSLCMRLFGNMLAGFVVMELLKAFVPLIIPLPMNFYFDIFDGLIQAYVFVFLTALFMTEEQE; via the coding sequence ATGGAAGAGCTGAACTGTAAAACAGTATTTGAACTTCCGGTTCTCGGCGGAATTTCGGAGTCCGTGGTTGTTACATGGATCATTATGGCGGTTCTGGTTGGATTATCATTGATTCTGGTGAGAAATCTGAAGGTAGAAAACCCGGGAAAAGTTCAGTTGGCATTGGAAGCTGCAATTGACTGGGCAACGGATTTCTTTGAAGGGATCCTCGGTAAAGGGAACAAAAGATATATACCGTATCTGATCACAGTTCTTCTTTATCTGGCGTGCGCCAACATGATTGGTCTGCTTGGCTTTAAGCCGCCGACAAAAGATCTGAATGTAACAGCAGCACTTGCCGTGATGAGTATGTGCCTGATCGAATATTCAGGAATACATAAAAACGGTATGAAACATTGGGTCAAGCATTTTGCCAAACCGGTGCCGGTGGTTGCACCGATTATGATTCTGGAAATTTTTATCCGCCCATTGTCGCTCTGTATGCGACTGTTTGGTAACATGCTGGCAGGATTTGTGGTAATGGAACTTTTAAAAGCATTTGTTCCGCTGATTATACCACTTCCGATGAATTTCTATTTCGATATTTTTGATGGTCTGATTCAGGCATATGTATTTGTATTTCTGACCGCACTGTTTATGACAGAAGAACAGGAATAG
- the pdxS gene encoding pyridoxal 5'-phosphate synthase lyase subunit PdxS, producing the protein MSAERYELNKQLAQMLKGGVIMDVTTPEQARIAEEAGACAVMALERIPADIRAAGGVSRMSDPKMIKEIQEAVSIPVMAKCRIGHFVEAQILEAIEIDYIDESEVLSPADDVYHINKRKFQVPFVCGARDLGEALRRINEGASMIRTKGEPGTGDVIQAVRHMRMMKREIAKLVSMREDELFEEAKALNVPYELVEYVHHNGRIPVVNFAAGGIATPADAALMMQLGAEGVFVGSGIFKSGDPRKRAEAIVKAVTNFEDYRMLAELSEDLGEAMVGINEQEIELLMAERGR; encoded by the coding sequence ATGAGTGCAGAAAGATATGAGCTCAACAAGCAGTTAGCACAGATGTTAAAAGGCGGAGTGATCATGGATGTGACAACACCGGAACAGGCAAGGATTGCAGAGGAGGCGGGAGCATGTGCAGTGATGGCGCTGGAAAGGATTCCGGCTGATATCCGTGCAGCGGGCGGAGTATCCAGAATGAGTGATCCGAAGATGATCAAGGAAATTCAGGAAGCAGTATCCATTCCAGTTATGGCAAAATGCAGGATCGGACATTTTGTTGAAGCACAGATATTAGAGGCAATCGAAATTGATTATATCGATGAGAGTGAAGTACTTTCTCCGGCAGATGATGTTTATCATATTAATAAACGCAAATTCCAGGTACCATTTGTATGTGGTGCAAGAGATTTGGGAGAAGCGCTTAGAAGGATCAATGAAGGAGCTTCTATGATCCGTACAAAGGGAGAGCCGGGAACAGGAGATGTGATACAGGCAGTCAGACATATGAGAATGATGAAGCGGGAAATTGCAAAACTGGTCTCCATGAGGGAGGATGAGCTGTTTGAGGAAGCAAAGGCCCTAAATGTGCCGTATGAATTGGTTGAATATGTACATCATAACGGACGTATTCCTGTTGTAAACTTCGCGGCGGGAGGCATCGCAACTCCGGCGGATGCGGCGCTGATGATGCAGCTTGGTGCAGAAGGCGTATTTGTGGGATCTGGTATTTTTAAGTCAGGAGATCCGAGAAAGCGGGCAGAAGCAATTGTAAAAGCGGTAACAAACTTTGAAGACTACAGGATGCTGGCAGAGCTTTCTGAGGATCTGGGAGAGGCAATGGTAGGAATTAATGAACAGGAGATAGAACTTTTGATGGCGGAAAGGGGCAGATAG
- the atpD gene encoding F0F1 ATP synthase subunit beta has product MNKGRIVQVMGPVVDVVFEDGNLPYIKDALEVENNGKKCIMEVAQHLGNNEVRCLMLAASEGLHKDMEVTATGAGIKVPVGEKTLGRLFNVLGETIDNGEQIEDAEKWVIHREPPTFEDQSPVVEILETGIKVIDLLAPYAKGGKIGLFGGAGVGKTVLIQELIRNIATEHGGYSIFTGVGERSREGNDLWSEMKESGVLEKTALVFGQMNEPPGARMRVAETGLTMAEYFRDEQHQNVLLFIDNIFRFTQAGSEVSALLGRMPSAVGYQPTLATEMGELQERIASTKNGSVTSVQAVYVPADDLTDPAPATTFAHLDATTVLSRKIVEQGIYPAVDPLESSSRILEADVVGEEHYEVANKVIAILQKYKELQDIIAILGMEELSDEDKATVMRARKIQRFLSQPFFVAETFTGIPGKYVPLKETIRGFKMIIDGEMDAYPESAFFNVGTIDDVIAKANAEAAE; this is encoded by the coding sequence ATGAATAAAGGACGAATTGTACAGGTTATGGGACCTGTCGTTGACGTAGTATTTGAAGACGGCAATCTTCCTTATATCAAGGATGCTCTGGAAGTTGAAAATAACGGAAAGAAATGCATCATGGAGGTTGCACAGCACCTTGGAAACAATGAGGTGCGCTGCCTGATGCTTGCTGCCAGTGAAGGACTGCATAAAGATATGGAAGTAACAGCCACCGGAGCAGGAATCAAAGTTCCTGTCGGTGAGAAGACACTGGGCAGACTGTTTAATGTATTAGGTGAAACAATTGATAATGGAGAACAGATCGAGGATGCAGAAAAATGGGTAATCCACAGAGAACCGCCTACATTTGAAGATCAGAGTCCTGTAGTAGAGATCCTGGAGACGGGAATCAAGGTCATCGACCTTCTTGCACCATATGCAAAGGGCGGTAAGATCGGATTGTTCGGTGGTGCAGGAGTCGGTAAGACGGTGCTGATCCAGGAATTGATCCGAAACATTGCGACAGAGCACGGTGGATACTCTATTTTTACCGGAGTCGGAGAGCGTTCCCGTGAGGGAAATGACCTCTGGTCTGAAATGAAAGAGTCCGGTGTTCTGGAGAAGACTGCTTTGGTATTCGGTCAGATGAATGAGCCGCCTGGAGCGCGTATGCGTGTGGCTGAGACTGGTTTGACAATGGCAGAATATTTCCGTGATGAACAGCATCAGAACGTACTTCTTTTCATCGATAATATTTTCCGTTTTACACAGGCCGGATCTGAGGTTTCCGCACTGCTTGGGCGTATGCCGTCTGCAGTAGGATATCAGCCGACACTGGCAACGGAAATGGGTGAATTACAGGAACGTATCGCTTCTACAAAGAACGGATCTGTCACTTCCGTACAGGCAGTTTATGTGCCGGCGGACGATTTGACTGACCCGGCTCCGGCGACAACATTTGCGCATCTGGATGCAACGACCGTGCTTTCCAGAAAGATTGTAGAGCAGGGTATCTATCCGGCGGTAGATCCACTGGAATCCAGCTCCCGTATCCTGGAAGCAGATGTAGTCGGAGAAGAGCATTACGAAGTGGCAAATAAAGTCATCGCAATTCTTCAGAAATACAAAGAACTGCAGGATATTATTGCAATTCTTGGTATGGAAGAGTTGTCAGATGAAGATAAGGCAACTGTTATGCGTGCGAGAAAAATCCAGAGATTTTTGTCTCAGCCATTCTTTGTAGCAGAGACATTTACAGGAATCCCTGGAAAATATGTTCCGTTAAAAGAGACAATCCGTGGATTTAAAATGATCATTGATGGGGAGATGGATGCATATCCGGAATCTGCATTTTTCAATGTAGGAACTATTGACGATGTCATTGCAAAGGCAAATGCTGAGGCGGCAGAATAG
- the atpE gene encoding ATP synthase F0 subunit C yields MGALIAIGAGIAVLTGIGAGVGIGIATGKAVDAIARQPEAESKISKNLILGCALAEATAIYGFIIGILIVFFLK; encoded by the coding sequence ATGGGAGCACTTATTGCAATTGGAGCAGGAATCGCAGTATTAACAGGTATTGGAGCAGGAGTGGGAATTGGTATCGCAACAGGAAAAGCAGTGGATGCAATCGCAAGACAGCCAGAGGCTGAAAGCAAGATCAGCAAGAACCTGATCCTTGGTTGTGCACTTGCAGAGGCAACTGCAATTTATGGATTTATCATTGGTATTCTGATCGTATTCTTCTTAAAATAA